The stretch of DNA AAAACGCCATCTCATTCTGGCAGGAGCTGTCGTAGTtgccctctcctctctgtgtctgttcttcgtccGTTGCCACCCGTGATACGCCGGGCGCATCAGGTGGAAGGGCTGGTGCCGGGCACGCATACAGAAATCCATACCGGGttgagaaagaagcaacaTGCTTATGCTAGGAGATAATGTATAGGAAGGAGGATGCGTATATTCAGGAGGTCGAGTAGTCCAAAAGGATTGTCAGGGCTGGTCCATCCCGGCGTCCCTCGTTCCATGTTGTGGTTCGTGATTTCTTTGGTTTGTACTTGTTCTCAGTATTTTTTCATCGGTACGTTGTCTTCTGCCAGCCGCCTTGGGCATTGAAGACGCATTGCTAGCTGCTGCCCCATCAGAGACAGCGCGCTGGCTGGTTACCCACTGATGCTCTCTGCATTGTGGATCTCCCCCTGGTTTTTTCCCAGGCCCTAGTGCGTGAATGGGTTACATTCGGGGCAAATGTACTGGCTGTCTAGTGTGGAGCAGTTGTCGTCAGTCTGCAACTTCTGAAAGGGTGATTTTCCCTTTGTGAGGCGCCCGACTTTAGGTCACTGCCAAAGGTACAGTTGTCAAGCCGAAGAGCTTGCGGAGGAGATACTCTATATGGCTTCTGTCCTTGGGGGAATGGAGTCGGTGTGCCTGTTTGTGATTCATCAGTATGCGAATTCGATTTGTTTGTCTGTGCGACGCTTTCTTTCAGGCGGATGTGTCCGGTGAAGTGAGTGTTAGAGAGGACACAAAACGCGTACAGCTAGCGGCGCAGACCCCTTTGTTTGCCAGAAACACGGAATTGGGTGTTCCGctgttctctcgtctcccaaGGGCGAAGACAGATCCGCTATTGCGGTCATCCGTTTTTCGACGGCAACTAGGCAGTTCCATTTTCGTTGGCGGGGTCCGAAGCAAGCTTTGCTCAAGAGTTGGTTCCAGGTCGCGATGTTCTTTTCGGAAAATTGCCGGACTGTTTGCCTCCAGTCTGCCTCAAGTTTCACCACATCCTCGTGATGTGTGCTGAGTCGGTTTTTGTTCGAATAGCCCCGACGCTGGGGTTGAGCCTCGTTTCCTTTACTTACGTCACATGTGGGTgttggagagaaaacacaccgCGATTATTTCTCAGGGCAGGACTAACAGAAAGGAGCGAGCATCAGCGAATGGGATGCACGATCAGGTAATGCGGCGCCTCTGTCGGGTGGCAGGGGGAGTGCAAAAACACGTTTTGTTCGAGTTTCCTCTGATTGATGAGAGCGACACTGGAGAATCGAGCGAACATGTGTGCGGACGCGTGATGTGTGTGAGAGAGGTACGTAGACATATGCGATCAAGTGGGAGGCTCTCTGCACCACAGAGTGTTCTAacgtctctctcggcttccgTATGATGTTGTTTCTTGGCGGCGCGCATAGAGATCAAGTGGATGAAACAGGGTTGCTGTGGAACTCACCCATTCCTTGAGCCATGCAGACATTTCTCACATGCTGCGGtagtttcgtttttcctgcacCTTGCCCACAGGACAGCGAACTCGTAAGTTGTAGATCTGTGGGGTGCTGTATTGGCCAGCCGACGAGCATGACGGTTTGCGGAAGAGAACCATGTGGAGGAAGGGCACACAGTGCATCGATTCTCGGGTCCCTGCCTCCTCATTTGAGAGTGGTCCGCTTGGAAAATAGGGTGAACTGATGGGTTTGTCGCTTGCACGAAGCTGTCTATCTTTCTGGTCGTATGCACATGTAGATCTGTTCTGCGTTGCATTACCTTTTGTGGGCTGCGGGCGTCCTCGTGTCCTTCAATATGTGGCGAGGGCGAATGGACAGATTTTTCGCTGGTCCAGTGGTCGCCGTCGTCGTGATTCATGATGCGAGATATCACACCTGCAAAGAGCTCGCTTACATCGTAGCTTATGGTTGTCCGCGGGATTATTTCCGTGGGAGCAAACGTTATGTGTATGCCGCAACTGGTGCCGCTTCCGAGCATGCCAGAAAACCATCACATCCCCTTTCCTTTAGTTGTTTTTGTATTCCGAAGAGCTTGTATAAGGTCGTAAGTAAAGCAGCTGTTTGCGAATGGGTGGCCTGCCGCACAAATGAGATTTGCCGGCGGAGAAATGAACTCCGCCTTTCTTGGGGAAgggaaactcgagagaaacgtggccttcatatatatatatatatatgcatattgaTATCGATATAGCTGTACATATCGTGGGTGCGTATTGATGTCCATGTTTTATGGTCGTGCAGTTGAGTTAACAACACTGGATGCGTCAGTGTGAATGCGTGGTACAATCGAAAAATTGCCACATGCATATGCTTTGTCAGTGTCGGTCGTAGTAGCTATCGGACCGCTGAACGCTTTTTTGTGAAAACACGCAGAACGCATATTCGTGGGCGTACAACCATGGACTTCGGATTTCCTCCACCTGAAACGGACTGCGCATcgcgcgagaagacacaaCGATGGACGGAGCATTGCCATTTCATGCTCGTGGTGTGCTTGTTTGTGGAGACTGGAGTTTGCTCCCGCGGGGGAAGAGTAGGCAGCCGTGCATGTATACCAGTGCATGCTCATGCACACGACTAGGCCAAAACCGGTAGAGATGTGAAACTCTCTCCTCGCAGAACATGGAGTACGGCGCCGGGTTGTCGATGGAGCTGTTGTTTGAAATTGTACGGTTGTGAAGGACGCCTGAACAGCATGGGGGACATCTCCAATCCTCTGTTTTTGTTTATCGTCAGGTTCTCGGAGCGGTGAGTTTGCTTGGCTTTGTTGGACCGACGTAGTATTTTTTGTCGGATGCAGGGTCCAACCTTGTGCGCCTACATAATAAGAGCCGCTGCAAGCTTTCGTCCGGTCGTAGTGGCGAACTGGTTGAGTCGTCGTTTTTGGTCGGCTGGGGCAGAACTTGGTTTTTGGAAGTTCATTGCACAAGATGATAGGAAACCTTAGTTCGTAGACATACACGAAACGCACCGGTTTATACGGAACACAAGCTCAGAAGCTGGAGGGGAATGGTGGGCACCTGGCCAGGAGGTTGGTCGAGCAACGACACAAACTCTGGGGCAAGTGTGTAGAGAGGTCTTCGAATTAACTAGATACAAATCGTTTGCAGTGGCTGTGCACGGAGACCTTGTCGTGAACGCTTTTTCTCCCCGCGTGTTCCATGCAGCTACCATATCATCTAATACAACCACTCTAACAGCAAGCCGATACACATATCCTTGTTCGTGGTTTTGGGTCTCTGTGGCCTGTGAGCACGAACAGGCTCTGGCGCTCGGGGATATTAAATGAGGCCTCGTCGTGACCGACTCTTTTCGTGCCCATCTGTCAACGGAATGAGGCGCTTGTTCACGATGAGCCACAATTAAGAGCATGGCCTCACACGTATGAGGGGTTTGGCGACAGTGAAGTTGCCCCTGCTTCTCATTTGTGCATTGTTTTTCCCAGTCTGTAAGTGGAATAACAGTTGCCCTGCCGACACGGGAGTCACACGCATCCATATGAATTAAGGCCACTGATCTAAGCCTTCCTTGACAAGGGAAGAGCACGCCAGGCAAAAACAGTTGCAGCCGACGGCTCTCCATCATGGTGTAGCGGCTCTTGTGTCTTCCAAGTTAATGATGGCACACTGCTTTGGCTTCTCCGTTAGGACGAGTTGGTCACGGTGGCGATATGTGCTTATGTGTGTGTTGTCTGGATTCAAGCAGACTGAAAACATAAATGTGAAATCACTCTGATGAACCCCGACTGACCCTTGTGTCGGGGCAGCTCTCACAGCGTCTTGCGTACACCGACGATTTCTAGCATGAGTACGAAAACAGAGTTTGTGAACAGTGCAGTGATTAGCTGCAGAGGGAATATCCATCGATCAGACAAGAACATCAGGCGAGTGGGCGGCTTCTTAATGGGAAGCTCATGGATTCGGGGTACCCTCAACGATTACAAAGGCGGTGAGTGTCCTTTGCTGAGGTCCCGTTCCTGGGCATAGCTCCGACAAGAGATTCTATCGTCTGGGGTGTACCGACGTCAGGTGACCTGTGTTGCGCAGCGGACACACGCAAGGCGAGGGAGATCTTGTCTTGTCCGTTTCTCCTGCGTGGCTCCTTCTGGGGATGTGTCGCCTTTTTGGGCCACAAAAGCGAATGGAACCTGGAGGGAGATGTCTACACGCTAATTCTGTGGTTTGCGTCATCACATACATTGATTACAAAGCATGGAGTTGGAGGTCGAAGAGAATGCTATCACGCGCCTCACCAGTTGAATGCTCAAGCTGTCCATCGAATTTAACCTAGTTCGTCGTGCCAACTGCCTGTTACGACTGACCAATTACGAGATATAGCATGTGCCTCTGCAAATGGTTTTCAATTAACACTTATGGAAGGGAACACGAGACGGATGCGAAGGACCTCCATCAGGGCGGCACTGCTGCTACGTCCACGATACGGGTGATTCTTTGATGCAGTGGTACCGACCTTCTTCGCAGTTGAAATTGCTCATCGTGATGAGCGGCCGGCATTGCAAGTGTGTGTCCTAGCTGCTGGAAGCGAGAACTGCTTTCGGCCCGAAAGCAGTCCACCCAGCAGAAATCTTTCGAACGGCTGGGGCGAGGAGACTTCCATGAAGCCTGTATAGCTAGACAACTCATCTGCATGTACGTGGTCTGTATTTGTGTAGcaatgtatgtatatgtacgaTTGCAGATAGATTTCTGGTGCGGGACAAAGACTCAATGTGCCAAGAGTACCGTTGCACACCACGGCGTCAAGCCTCAAGGGGGGAGGCTGGATGTTGTTGATGCCGTAGATAAACGGCAGCGATTTGGGGATATGGGGGGCTACTCTGAACTCAGAAAACAGGCAAACAAGCTCGGCGCAGAGCCGGTGTAGGGTTTAGAGTGGCCGCACGTGACGAATGTGCTGCTGCAATTCCAAAATAATAAAATGCTTTCCCAGACGCTGGAATTGTGTGTTTTATCTTGGCTTGTGAACTGCAGGCGGCTTTGGTAAGCAATTTGGCTATTGTGCTCAGGATGAGCTTGCATCACACTGATCAGTTGCTTCTAGAGAGGTCAGGTGGAAACAGTCCCTACACCAGTGTAGTGCCGCGTAGTGCCTCCCGCACAGGTCACTAGACGTTTACCCTTCGTCTAGATTTGGCGAACTCGTGTCAGGCGAGGAGCCGCTCTGATGGAGACTCATGCCTTAGAACTGAGCCGATACCTGGATCACCGTGTGTCAGGTGTAGGCATTCGTGCTTGGCAGGTTAGCGGCAGCCTGTAGAGTATGCAGACTTGTCGAGGCACCCAACACACCGCGGATTGCCAAGAGGGCAATACGATGTGTGTGCCGTGCGGTAGGTGTGCTCACTTGAGGTGGACACGCACCAGATTGCACAACCCTGGGTTACTACCTAGTAGTGATCTCATTAGGCCAATATAAAACCTTGTCGTATTTCAGTGTAACATACCAGCAAGCGGCTAGCCTCCATCAGGAAACTGGTCACCTTATAGCCCTAACCGAGAGGGCATGCGTTGCCTTCGTCTTAGTACGAATTTTCCTTTGATTGTGTGACTGTGATCATGTTTCCTTTTGTATTATCAGCTATCGGCGGCGCTGTTCACACACCTCCGAAAAATGCGGGACGCCAAGTACCTCACTCAGCAAGAACTTTCCCAAGCTGTAGCTCGTCCTGTTTATACCTGGAATCCATATCCCGAGCTGGCGCCTCGTCCTTATCGCGATCTCCGTAATTATTCTCTTGCCGCTCGCCAGTCTCCTGTTCCGGCTACCGACTGTGCGGCTTGTGCCTCTCCTGAGCATGcgccgtctgcctctccggAGCCTGctcctcctgcctctccagAGCCTACCCGAGTTGACGCTCCCAAAAcctcttctcctgctgctcCGACAGCTTCTGATCCGGATACCCAGAGTGGTCTTGGTTTTGCTCCCCAGTACGTTCCTGGTTCTCCTGCTCCGTATGCTCCTGGTGCCGCTCCCGAGCATGCTCCTGGAACCATTCCCCAGCATGCTCCTGGAACCATTCCCCAGCATGCTCCTGGAACCATTCCCCAGCAAGCTCCTGGAGCCATTCCCCAGCAAGCTCCTGGAGCCATTCCCCAGCATGCTCCTGGAGCCATTCCCCAGCATGCTCCTGGAGCCATTCCCCAGCATGCTCCTGGAACCAATCCCCAGCATGCTCCTGGTCCTGCTTCCGATCAGCGACCTGCTATGGCTCCCAAGCCTATTCCTGGTGCTGCTGCCCAGCCTCTGCCTGGCATGGGTTCCAAGCCTGTTCCTGGTGCTGCTGCCCAGCCTCTGCCTGGCATGGGTTCCAAGCCTGTTCCTGGTGCTGCTGCCCAGCCTCTGCCTGGCATGGGTTCCAAGCCTGTTCCTGGTGCTGCTGCCCAGCCTCTGCCTGGCATGGGTTCCAAGCCTGTTCCTGGTGCTGCTGCCCAGCCTCTGCCTGGCATGGGTTCCAAGCCTGTTCCTGGTGCTGCTGCCCAGCCTCTGCCTGGCATGGGTTCCAAGCCTGTTCCTGGTGCTGCTGCCCAGCCTCTGCCTGGCATGGCTCCCAAGCCTGCTCCTGGTGCCAGCGCCCAGCCTGCTCCTGGTGCCGGCGCCCAGCCTGCTCCTGGTGCCGGCGCCCAGGCTGCCCCTGCTGCCGCCCCCTAAGGTGCTTCTTGTTCCGCTTCCAGTCCTGATCGTGATGCCGCTCGCCAAGGTTCTTCTGGTGCCGCTCGCAAACCTACTCCAGATGTCACTCCCAAACCGGCTGCTGATGCCGCTTCCCAGCATTCTGATGCCGCCCCCCAATCTGTTCGTGCTGGGGATCCCCACACTACTACTGCTTCTCCTTAAACTGGCGCTGCTGGCGCCTTCAAAGGCGAATAAAGTGCAACGTGCATCCGAGTGCTCTGCGTCCGCCTGGTTGTGGTTCGCTTAGTGGGTCGACCAAAACAAAACGAGAGGCATATCGGCAATGTTGAAAAGCGGCAAGGGGGGCGGGGAGGCGGAGACGTTGATAAGAAGAGGCACTGAGAAATCATCTTCACCAACACACAGATTCTCAACTTTGACAGGCCATGCGTCATGCAGAACATGACCCATCCATGAGCTCGAAACCCTCTGATCGTGAACAGGGTGGCTGATTGCTTTGTACTAGTGACGGCAGCTTCAGTGAGACCAGATATGACGATGCATAGAGTACTTCATGTGACAGGGAATTTCATGCGATACATTGTCCGTACCGGTCTCGTTTTGCTGCACACTACCTTCCCGTAACCGCTTCTGCCCTTCGACGGACAGAACGATTCATTTTGTCGACTCATTCGTCTATCGTATCGACCACTACATGTTTGACTGGAAATGGTATATGGAAGACGCTCGCACAAATGACACGGCGTGCTCATATTGCGCGAGACACATTTGTGTGGGGTCTCGCGTCCCGTGATGTCCGTGGGACAGCCAAGCTGCCTTCCATTTTGGTGAAATGCTAGCGGTGTTCCACCGGACTCAATTGTTGCATTGAATACTATAACGAAAAGGGCGTTCCACATGTTACATTTATCATTGATGTGGTCCTGGTTTCACAGTGTCATGCAGAAAAGGCAGGATTGATCGTCATCAAATGCCAACACAAATGAGTTCCAACTTGAAGCCTGCAACATAACTTTAGTGACCGAAGATCGCATCCTCAGACAGACCCTTTCCGGAAACCTTGTTCTATGAACCAAGTGAAACGACACAGGCTTTTGCTAGGCTTTGGTCTTTCGACGCATTAGATGCTACCACTACTGAATATAACGTATCGACAGCCAGCACCGTCTCTCCGTCATATTCATGGCACTCATCTCTGTTGCTCGAACACATACACTTAGCTGCACGAGGCTCGTCTAATTCGTACTACGGCAGTTTCAGCATGCCAacaggcgaggaggaacgcATCCGTGCTGCATTGTAACCTAGGCACTACACCTGTGCTGAGAAACATAATATGACTACGGGATCCCTACTGCTGATCACATCGCTGCTACGCGTCGAAGTGAGtgttcgtcgcctctcgacAGAAAGGCAAGCTCCAGTGACACTTATAAAATGGCTGACGGTGGCATATGTGGTTGGGTTTCAGCGCTCTGGTGGCCACGGCCTCTGACGACGTGGCTTAGAATCCGTCCCTTGAGGAGCAAAACCGTTCTTAACTGCATTATTCCGGGGAAGTATCAGTGGAGGCTAGCTGAGAAGGGTGCGGATGTCCGCGGCAAATCGGCACTCGCTGACCATTCTCGTGTGCCGTTTCGGTTATCTGGGAAGTACCCACGGAGTGTCCTGGCTGACGAAGACCACAACGGCTAGAATCTACTGACAACACGCTAGTTagacgcgaaggaaaacTTTATTCGCTGAGCCCATTGACGTAAATCTAGTATAATAGGTCACCTTTTTCGACCTACCGGATTATGCACTATCATTTCGGCCCTGTATGCTGGTACGTAGTCTCTCTTACTTGTGCCGTAGCTTCCGGCGTTACTGTCAGAGCAGACCTTGCGTTAAAATGAGATCTTTTCCCCTCATCTGAAAGATAACTAGCAAGTCGGAGGGGATGCGAGAGTTTCATACGCCATTCGTCAATGGTGGCCACGCTTTCACATTGTGGTTGCTAGAGTGTAACTCATTAAAGGACTCGCTAAAGATGACAGCTCTTTCGATACGACTGTGGAGAGCTCCAAACCCCAGTAACATTTTTCAGGGGCTGGTCAGTGAACGAGCCTCATTATTGAACAAATGAAATTTTTTGCTGTAGTTTTCCATCACCATGGAACAAATGAAAGTAGTTTCTGTATTTTTGTCCGCCAGTGCTTTTTGGTTGATGTGGCCTTTCACGAGGTGTTCTATGATGTGCAGAAGAGCTGGTGAGAGGGGCCACTTTCTTTGCGAGCCACGCCGTACCGCAGCCGCGTCACCTTGGGGACGAACTGCTGCACGAAAAACTAGGAGGACCGTAGAAAAGTGACACTTGGGTTCCACACCAGTGTGCACAACGACAGTGCTCTTTTGACAACATTCGGTTTGAGCAGCTCTTCTTTCAAAGATAAAGCAACTGCCACACCCGTATACATTCAGATACTCAGGTCTCAGTTACGGTCTGACAGAGGAGCTCTGAAGCGGCAGTCATCCCGAAAAGCGACACTTAAGACGGCGTGACGCATCCCGGTACATGTCAGTCTGCCAGCGTCGCCCGCCATCAAAAGTACGGCCCATATCTTTGCGCATCACTACAGGTTCTGTCCAGTTGTCCTTGATCATATGGCCAGCCATCGGCCGTCAGACACAAGTATGGTGGCTGCGTGTCTTCTATCGGTATGTTCTCCTGTGTGTCACCTCCACGGGATCTCCAATAATgtgctcttcgtcttttgccAGTGGCAGGGTGATGGGCAGGAGACTCATTCAGCGACTCGTTCTACTCTGAAATTCCACACACGAAGTGTGAAGGCACCCGCCAACACGCGAAAATACACACCGTGAACTTTGAACTTGCTTCTGACGGATCAAGTGACACTGcagtgtcttcttctcctgtgaGAGTACCGGGGGCCGACCACGCTTGTGTCATGGTTGTTCATCATCTATTCCAAATCAACATTGCTTTTCTAAAGAATGATATCCTTTAACACGGTAGGGCACTTGGTTTCTCGCTGCGATCGGAGAATATGAGGGTATACGGCTCACTGTTTTATCTTTTGTTTGGAAAGCATCGACTTTTTTTTATAGAAGAAGTAGGGCTGATGTAAGAGATCCCTCCTTTTTCACTTCTGCAGAAGCACCGATAACGACGGCTATAAATATTGTCCCAATGAGAGCAAAGGCCTGGCATCCGCAAAAAGCGGAAGAAACAGCGTAAGACAGCGCTAACGCCAGCCCGTCGTCACCAGTGCAGAGACATTGTTCAGCTTTCTGAGCTGAAACTCGCAATCGTTCCGGAAGCTGACCCGGAAGCTGATTCTCTCTTATTTCAATGGACAGCATTAGGATTATGAGCTCCACAGCTGACACTGATTTGAAAAGGTCGCGACATAGTGCACTGCGGGTGAGGCACTATGTTGCCACCGCTTTTGGAAGCAGAACACACATTTGCTCTTTGCTATTCACGAAGCAATAACTTCTGAAGTGGTCACATCTTCGCTAGTAACAACTATGTCGTGTCCCAGCATATCTGGTACGACCAATGTACCTTCATGATGAGGCACCAGTGCGGGTGTCTGCACAGCACAAATCCTGGCCCCATCGAGAGCATTTGGACAACTGAGCCAATGGCGAAAGGCAACAGCCACACCTGTTCCCTGTTGGTAAAGGTTCACTTCCCGAAAAAACAAGGATGCTTGTTGTTTGAATATGTGAAGGCTGACTTCACCACCGGCAACAGGCAATGTGTAGTGCTGATTGACAAAAGCCATTGTTTGACACCTATAGTGATGGTACATCCGTCGGGCCTCATAGTGTTGAGGTAATGAGGCAGTGTACCGGCTGAAATTTTGTAAGCCGTTAGCGAGCAGTCGGTGGTCTCCTGTGCTCAAGAGAAGCACAGCGGTGCAGCGACAAGAGAGCGTTTCTGCCTTTAGCTTTTTTACACTGGGAGTTGGCCTTGGCGCATGCGCACCTCGGGCTGAATATTCCGGACTTCCGGCTAAAATTATACTTTGTTTACCTTCAGGAGACGTCTGGTATCGGGGCGTTTGTATTAGTCCGTCACTGGTGAAGAATTCTCTGTGGAGTTTTTGTTCCTACACCACTGCAACATGCCGCGCGTTTTCGCGTAGTCCACTTGCACGCCATGGGACCCTTCCTCTGGCATTACATAactgcccccccccccccgacGTGACTTACGGTGCTAGCTCGACACACGTGACGGGATATTTGATTTGATAAAGGAACAGTCAGCTGGTTTTTTTCGTGCTAAGTGCAAAGAGGTCTCAATGAGGTGCCACAACCCCCGGGAAAATGCAGCGCTTTGAGCTAAGCTGTTTTACGTCTAGCCTTGGAACCAGCCGCACATGCCacatcgtcttcttcaggcgCTCTCGACGTCGATCTTGGGTGATTCAAGGACTGTGAAAAGCAGCGACGCTGTACCTGATCGTTTACCCGACGGTGAAACCGCTGCATGTCTTTATACTCTCGGTTCACCTGTGTTGATAGCGGGGCAACGACGCGGTTACGAGATTAGGGAACTTTCGCAGGGTTAATTTCAGCATACAAGGGGCGTCGTGCATCTCCCAGCCTCGACTGCTACGTAGACACGAACGACTCGGGCATCAGCAGCAAATGTTTGCACCGAATTGAGTTAGTCTTCCCGATTTTTGCCTCTAAAAATCGAGACAAATCCCGGACGTGCACGTCCGGCAATGGTGATTCAGGTTTTTTGATCACAGCAAGCGGTTCAGCACTTGAGCCGTGACATCCGTCCGCCGGGGTT from Toxoplasma gondii ME49 unplaced genomic scaffold asmbl.1889, whole genome shotgun sequence encodes:
- a CDS encoding TPRX1 protein (encoded by transcript TGME49_314660) → MWVLERKHTAIISQGRTNRKERASANGMHDQDSELSLYKVVLGAAALLSAALFTHLRKMRDAKYLTQQELSQAVARPVYTWNPYPELAPRPYRDLRNYSLAARQSPVPATDCAACASPEHAPSASPEPAPPASPEPTRVDAPKTSSPAAPTASDPDTQSGLGFAPQYVPGSPAPYAPGAAPEHAPGTIPQHAPGTIPQHAPGTIPQQAPGAIPQQAPGAIPQHAPGAIPQHAPGAIPQHAPGTNPQHAPGPASDQRPAMAPKPIPGAAAQPLPGMGSKPVPGAAAQPLPGMGSKPVPGAAAQPLPGMGSKPVPGAAAQPLPGMGSKPVPGAAAQPLPGMGSKPVPGAAAQPLPGMGSKPVPGAAAQPLPGMAPKPAPGASAQPAPGAGAQPAPGAGAQAAPAAAP